CGCAAAGCGGAAAAACCGAGATGATGATTTGCTTGTCAGCCAGATTGACTGATGATGGTCATAAATTTATTGTTCTTTTGCTAAATGACAGCGTGGATTTGCTTGACCAAAATCTTGGCAGATTTCAGTCAAGTGGCCTCGCACCATCTCCTAAAAATTTCACTGAGATACTTGATCCAGACTATGACTTGAAAAACTCATCCCATATTGTGTTTTGCAAGAAGAATGCGAGAGACTTGGAGAAGTTGATTGACAAGTTCGACAATCTCGGCCAAGTGATAATTATTGACGATGAGGCTGATTACGCATCACCTAATGCCAAAATTAATGCAGATGCCCAAACAAAAATTAATGAACTCATCGAAAAACTTAAGGGCTCCGATGGTCTTTACGTCGGCGTGACAGCCACCCCTGCCAGATTAGATGTGAACAATACTTTTGGGAACATTGCGACAAAGTGGATTGAGTTTAAACCTCATACGAAATATACAGGGCAAAAGGATTTTTTCCCTATTGAAGATGACTGTGCTTACTCACTCCGTTTGCTGCCCATTGATGGCGATAATCCTGAGTATGTGAGGAAAGCATTTTTTAGATACTTAGTCGCCAGTGCTTGTTTAAACCACAAGCAAGCTACTGTTGATTATATAAATTACTCCATGCTTGTTCATACCAGTGGCAAGATAGATGACCATCAGCAGGATTTCAAGAATCTGCAAAAGATCATCCAGATTTTGTGTGACGAAAATAATAGAAAGTATGCGCGTTATGCTGAAGAAATTTGGACGCAAGCCGGCAAACGTTACCCAAATGCCAATCCAGACGATTTGACTCGATTTATAATTCGTAATATTTCACAACATAAATTGATAGTTCTAAACTCTAAAAGGGACGTTACCGTAAACGGTGAAAGCGCGAGTAATCCAAAATCCCTGTTCACTGTCGTTATTGGCGGAAATATTGTTTCCCGAGGGGTTACATTCAACAATCTTTTGTCCATGTATTTTACACGCGATGTGAAAAATAAAATCCAGCAAGATACTTATATCCAGCGTGCCAGAATGTTTGGGGTAAGAGGAAAGTATTTAGAACATTTTGAATTGTCTATTCCTGAAGATTTATACAATGATTGGCACCGGTGCTTTGTGTATCACAAGCTGTCACTTGATAGTGCAAGAAACGAGAATGCCCCCATCTGGATTACCGATAAAAGAGTAGCAGCCGTCGCGCCTTCAAGCATAGACAAATCCAATGTTTTTCAAACGAATAAAGGTGAGATGTCGTTTGAGCTGTTTGATTATTCTGAAGCAAAAGTTGAAGAAAAGTTGGAAGGAGTTTCGGAAAAGAAGCTGACAAATATTGCAGTTTTGGAAAAGTTCGCTGACTATCTCGGAGAGGAAAGTTTCCCGCAACATTTGCTGAATTTTATAAAGCACTTTGACGGAGGGAGCGCAGGAATAGCCATCTACCCTTCCCATAATATCGCCGATGATAAAGAAGACTCCTCCAGAGGAGATGACTTTTCAAAGGTGTTTCGCTCAAGAGGTTTTTGGGGTCAGTTCAACAGAGATAAGATGGGAGGTGCAGTCCATCATTTCAAGATATTCTACAATAGCGACAACAAGGCCCGACTTTTCTATCGCTATGATTGTGACGACATAAAATCCCTTAGATTTATTGAAAATCGCAAGCACAGGTGATTATACAATGTCAAAAGATTACGAGAGATATCACGGAATTGTTATAAGGTCCTTGGTTACGCATTTACCCGAGGGTGTGCATATTCAATGCAAGGATATACATGGAATAGCCAATTGTTTCCAAATCAACCAAAACACTGGTTTGCTCATCAAACACTCGTCCAGCCGTCGTTCTCCCTGGGTATTCTCATTTACAGGGGACAATTTGGCCGAACTGGAACTTCTGTCTGGTGAGTCCCCAAAAGCGACATTTGTCGCTTTAGTCTGTGGTTGGGACGGATTTTTAATCCTGAGTGAAGCCGAGTTGAAAGATTTAGCCGACAGGAAAAATGTCGAGAGTTCCCTTTCAATACATGTCAAGCGTGGCAAACACAAAATGTACTCAGTCGGCGGTCGAAAAAAGCTTAAGCGGCAAAAACAAAAGGGGTTTTCTCAGGATTTCTTTCAGTGTTTGGAAAACTGAAGAACTATCTCTGTTTTCATCCTGTTGCCAATCTTGTTATCCGGACTGATGGGCAAATATCGGGCACCATTCACTATTCTCCTTGATTTCCTTTCTTCTAATTTCAAGCCATATTTTTTAGCGAACAAACACAAAATTTTATCGTTATAAATTTTTGTTCCACGCTGCATTGAATTGCCAACTACAAAAATGAGCTTTCCGGTTTCCGCAAGATGGCCGGAAAGTTTTCCCAGCAATCGGTCACAATCATCAATGTAGCGAAACAGGAACCTTTTTATACGCGGGCTAACTGCCTTACCTTTGCATACAGCCCTGGATATTTCCTGAATTTCAGGATTTTCCATGAGTTCTGTAATCCCTTTCTCAGACCCAATTGACTTTTGCCTGACACGCCTTAGCTCGGGAATCGTATATCCCATCCATACAAGCGAGAATTTATGCCCTCGCATATAATCAATAGCATTCAAATAAGGGGGGCTGGTAATTATCGCGTCAAATTTCTCATTGGTTTTGATTGCCCTGCAATCTTTATTTGTAACAGAGGCGTCTGCTTTAGCCGGATCTCTTTCAATAATTTGTATCAACTGTTCGACAGAATTAAAAAATTCCAGAATAGTGTCAAAATCATTTTCTACTTTCTTTTTGTGAGGCCTGCTGTGTGAAACATCCCAAGCCAGGGACGCACCTCTAAACTTCGTTACAATAATCCTGCTCAACGCAATATGAAAAAAGTCAAGAGTTCTGCCTTTGGGAACAAGCTTCTCAATAACAATAGACAACCTGTTAAGGTCTTCCCTTTGACTTCGCGCAAACCAGTATTCCACAAAATTTTGTGTTTCCGGGCATTTGGCGAAACGACATCTCCTTTTTCTCCTCTTTTCCACTTCTGACTTTATTTGCAAAGCTTTTTCCCTTAGTTTTTTCGTATCAAATCTGCTGCACCAAATTCGGGACATCTTGACGGCAAGCGGATCAATATCCCAACCAAAGACTTTATGTCCGGCATCAATGCCGTGCCTCAAGGTTGTCCCTGACCCGCACATCGGATCAAGTATTTTCGAGCCATCCGGAAGCCGGCTGATTTTCATCTTGGCAAGCTCGGGTGCCATACGAGCCGGAAAAGGATGCATATTCATTCGTCTCATTTCTTTCAACTCCTTGTTGCTGTCAGAACGCTATCAAAATAATCGGCTATGCCTGTCCATTTTCAATTCATTGCATATCGGAGACAGGCTGGCGCGAACGGTGTTTGGTGTTTCTTGATTATTGTAACGCGCCGTTCCCATATCTCCACCAATTAATGTTCAGCGCGCCAGCAAACGCGATCGCAGTTCCGTCCAGACGGTGGAAAGCGGCGGGCGTTGTATCGGGCGGCGGCGCACCGGCGACGCCGGCAGCAGGCCGCCGCCTTCACGCTCGCCTTCGCGCTCGGCGACGCGGAAGCGGAACGAATAGACGCCGCCGGTGCCCATGCGCAGGTCAATCCAGTCCACGCCGTCGTCGCGCTCCTCGTAGAAATAATAGCCGTGCGAGAAATCAATCAGCCGCGCCAGTCCGGGGCTGTCGGCGGCGAGCGCGTCGAGTGACGCGCGTTCGGGGTGCGCCGGCGTCTTCTCAAGCACCGGCGGCGCGCCCGGCGACAGCACCGAATACCAGCCCTGCCAATGGCCGTCGTCGGTGACGGCCAGCGCCCGCCACAGCACGATGTTGAACGGCATGTTCATCGTCTTGATGCCGCGGTGCTCAACGCCGCGCGCGGCGAGCGCGTCGGCGAACACCTGCCCGGCGTGCACCTTCAGCGCCAGCCCCGCAACCAGATAAGCGGTGCTGAGCGCCAGCGCCGCGCGCGTCGCGCGCCGCCGCGTGCCGGGCGCGCGGCGCACCATCAGCATCCAGGCAATCGCGGCCAGCAGCGGCAGCGTGTAGAACGGATCAATGATGAACAGACTCGACAGCGCGAACGGGTGGTCGCTCAGCGGGTACAGAATCTGCGTGCCGTACACGGTGCACAAGTCCACGACGATGTGCGTCACGAAACACCACAGCAGCAGATGCAGCCACTGCCTGCGCGCCAGCCCCGCGCGCGGCAGAAAACGCGCGCAAAACGCTGCCAGCAGCCACGCCGCGAACGGCGCCGCGACCAGCGAATGAGTCAGCGCGCGGTGCCCGGTGAAGCGCTCGACATCGCCGGCAAAGAACGACGCCAGCAAATCAAGATCCGGCAGCGTGCCGGCGACAGCGCCCAGCAGCAGCGCGCGATTGCCGATGCGCCGCCCGGCAACCGCCTCGCCGACGACCGCGCCCAGCGCCGCCTGCGTTACCGAGTCCATCTCAGGCGTCCACCCTGCCGACAATCGCACTCAACATCGTCTGCGTTACCGGGTTCATCTCAGGCAACCGCCTCGCCGACGACCGCGCCCAGCGCTGCCTGCGTTACCGAATCCATCTCAAGCGTCCGCCGCCGGCCCCGGGTACACAACCGGCTCCGGGTCAATGCTGCGCCACAGATACCAGGTCGCGACGGTGCGCCACGGCTCCCAGCGCGCGGCAATCGTCCGCAGGCGCGCGTCGGCCAGCCGGCGCCCGCCGTTGTACTGTTGCTCCATCGCGTTGACAAGGCCGAGGTCGCCGAGCGGCAGCACATCCGGATGCTTCAGGTAGAAAATCGCGAACATCTCGAAAGTCCACGGGCCGATGCCGGTGATGGACAGCAGCGCGGCGCGCGTCTCGTCCAACGGCCTTCGCCAGTAGCGCGGCGTGACGCGGCGGTGGACGAAAAACTGCGCGATGTTTTTCAGGCAGCGCGCCTTGTTCTGCGACAGGCCGCAGCGGCGCAGCGTGCCGAGATGGCAGCGGTGTATCCGGTGCGGCATCATCTCGTCGCCGAAATGCGCCAGCAGGTTGCGCCACACGCTGTCGGCGGCCTGCAATGAAATCTGCTGGCCGACGACCGCGCGGCACAGGGTCTCGAACGCATCGCCGCCGCCGCGCAGAACGCTGCCGCGAAACTCGCGCACCAGCCGCGCCATCACCGGGTCGCGCCGCGACAACTCGGCGCACGCGCGCGTCCAGTACGCCGGGCGCCTGCCGCTGCCGCGCCGCTCAGGCACGGGCGGCCCCGGCGCCGTCGGCGCGGCGTGATTGCAGGTTCCAGAACATGCGGTAGAGGCCGCCTTCGGCCAGCAGTTGCTCGTGCGTGCCCTGGCCGACGATGCGCCCGCGGTCCATGACCAGAATGTGGCCGATGTGGACGACGGTGGACAGCCGGTGCGCGATGACCAGCGTTGTGATGCCCGCCGACGCCCGTTCCAGCGCCTTCAATATCGCCTTCTCCGAGCGCGAGTCAAGGCTTGAGGTGGCCTCGTCAAACACCAGGATGGACGGCTTTTTCAGCACCGCGCGCGCAATCGAGACCTTCTGCTTCTCGCCGCCGGACAACTTCAGGCCGCGCTCGCCGACCAGCGTGTCCCAGCCGTCGGGCAGGCGCGCGATGAAATCGCCGAGGTCGGCGGCGCGCGCCGCCGCCAGCACCTCCTCGCGCGATGCGCCGGGCCTGCCGTAGAGTATGTTGTCGTAAATCGTGCGGTTGAACAGCACCGTGTCCTGCGGCACGATGCCGATGCGTTGGCGCAGGCTGTGCTGGGTGCAGTCGCGCACATCCAGCCCGCCGACGCGGACGGCGCCGCGCTGCACATCGTAGAAGCGGAACAGCAGCCTCGCCAGCGTGGACTTGCCGGAACCGGACGGGCCGACGATGGCGACCTTGCCGCCGGCGGGCACCGAAAAATCCGCGCGCTCGATGATCTCGCGCCCGGCGCGGTAATGAAAGCCGACATTGTCAAACACGACATCGCACGCGCCTTCGGGCAGTTCAACGGCGCCGTCGCGGTCGCGCACCTCGCGCGGCTGGTCGAGCAGGCGGAAGATCAAATCCATGTCGGCCAGCGCGTAGCGCACCGCGCGATAGACGACGCCGAGCATGCCGAGCGGCAGGAACAGTTGCAGCATCATCGTGTTGACCAGTATCAAGTCGCCCAAAGTCATGTCGCCGGCGATGACGCCGGTGGCGGCGAAGAACATCACCGCGGTCAAACCGGCGGCGATGATCAAACCCTGGCCGAAGTTCAGCGCCGACATCGTCGTCTGGCTCATGACCGCGGCCTGCTCCCATTCCTTCAGCAGGCCGCCGTAGCGCCGGCATTCCGCCTCCTCGCTGTTGAAATACTTGACGGTCTCGTAGTTGATGACGCTGTCCACCGCCAACTGGTTGGCCTGCGAATCAAGTTCGTTCATGCGGTAGCGAAAACGCACGCGCCAGTTCGTGAACAGCACCGTGAAGACGACATAGACGGCGACCGTCGAGAACACCGCGGCGCCGAAATGCGCCGGGTAAAGCCCGAACAAATACAACGCGACCAGCGCGAATTCCGCCGTCACCGGCAGGATGTGAAACGCGAGGTAGTTGAGTATCGTCGAGACGCTCTGCGTGCCGCGCTCCAGGTCCCTGAACACGGCGCCGGTCTCGCGCTCCAGGTGAAACCGCAGCGACAATTGGTGCAGGTGCGACAGCACCCGCAGCGACAGCCGCCGCATCGCGCGGTAGCGCACGCGCGCGAACACGGCGTCGCGCAGTTCGTTGAACAGCGCGCTGACCAGGCGCAAACCGCCGTAGGCGGCGAGAAACACCAACGGCAGCGCCAGCGCCCGCCCGCGCTCGGTGTCGAGCGCGTCCACGATTTCCTTCAGTACCAGCGGCACGCCGATGACCGCGAGTTTGGCG
This DNA window, taken from Gammaproteobacteria bacterium, encodes the following:
- a CDS encoding DNA-3-methyladenine glycosylase 2 family protein, with amino-acid sequence MPERRGSGRRPAYWTRACAELSRRDPVMARLVREFRGSVLRGGGDAFETLCRAVVGQQISLQAADSVWRNLLAHFGDEMMPHRIHRCHLGTLRRCGLSQNKARCLKNIAQFFVHRRVTPRYWRRPLDETRAALLSITGIGPWTFEMFAIFYLKHPDVLPLGDLGLVNAMEQQYNGGRRLADARLRTIAARWEPWRTVATWYLWRSIDPEPVVYPGPAADA
- a CDS encoding DEAD/DEAH box helicase family protein translates to MTKHFDIKNFTNLGALDGQYQTQLNRLKSKGFETSNIEDTVNKASSNLSSDNPAPFVIYGEPQSGKTEMMICLSARLTDDGHKFIVLLLNDSVDLLDQNLGRFQSSGLAPSPKNFTEILDPDYDLKNSSHIVFCKKNARDLEKLIDKFDNLGQVIIIDDEADYASPNAKINADAQTKINELIEKLKGSDGLYVGVTATPARLDVNNTFGNIATKWIEFKPHTKYTGQKDFFPIEDDCAYSLRLLPIDGDNPEYVRKAFFRYLVASACLNHKQATVDYINYSMLVHTSGKIDDHQQDFKNLQKIIQILCDENNRKYARYAEEIWTQAGKRYPNANPDDLTRFIIRNISQHKLIVLNSKRDVTVNGESASNPKSLFTVVIGGNIVSRGVTFNNLLSMYFTRDVKNKIQQDTYIQRARMFGVRGKYLEHFELSIPEDLYNDWHRCFVYHKLSLDSARNENAPIWITDKRVAAVAPSSIDKSNVFQTNKGEMSFELFDYSEAKVEEKLEGVSEKKLTNIAVLEKFADYLGEESFPQHLLNFIKHFDGGSAGIAIYPSHNIADDKEDSSRGDDFSKVFRSRGFWGQFNRDKMGGAVHHFKIFYNSDNKARLFYRYDCDDIKSLRFIENRKHR
- a CDS encoding ABC transporter ATP-binding protein/permease produces the protein MDGIRSMANSARVMSALVRRTRRPHGERADWRNLRRILPYLWEYRGRVVFALTCLVVAKLAVIGVPLVLKEIVDALDTERGRALALPLVFLAAYGGLRLVSALFNELRDAVFARVRYRAMRRLSLRVLSHLHQLSLRFHLERETGAVFRDLERGTQSVSTILNYLAFHILPVTAEFALVALYLFGLYPAHFGAAVFSTVAVYVVFTVLFTNWRVRFRYRMNELDSQANQLAVDSVINYETVKYFNSEEAECRRYGGLLKEWEQAAVMSQTTMSALNFGQGLIIAAGLTAVMFFAATGVIAGDMTLGDLILVNTMMLQLFLPLGMLGVVYRAVRYALADMDLIFRLLDQPREVRDRDGAVELPEGACDVVFDNVGFHYRAGREIIERADFSVPAGGKVAIVGPSGSGKSTLARLLFRFYDVQRGAVRVGGLDVRDCTQHSLRQRIGIVPQDTVLFNRTIYDNILYGRPGASREEVLAAARAADLGDFIARLPDGWDTLVGERGLKLSGGEKQKVSIARAVLKKPSILVFDEATSSLDSRSEKAILKALERASAGITTLVIAHRLSTVVHIGHILVMDRGRIVGQGTHEQLLAEGGLYRMFWNLQSRRADGAGAARA
- a CDS encoding metal-dependent hydrolase, giving the protein MDSVTQAALGAVVGEAVAGRRIGNRALLLGAVAGTLPDLDLLASFFAGDVERFTGHRALTHSLVAAPFAAWLLAAFCARFLPRAGLARRQWLHLLLWCFVTHIVVDLCTVYGTQILYPLSDHPFALSSLFIIDPFYTLPLLAAIAWMLMVRRAPGTRRRATRAALALSTAYLVAGLALKVHAGQVFADALAARGVEHRGIKTMNMPFNIVLWRALAVTDDGHWQGWYSVLSPGAPPVLEKTPAHPERASLDALAADSPGLARLIDFSHGYYFYEERDDGVDWIDLRMGTGGVYSFRFRVAEREGEREGGGLLPASPVRRRPIQRPPLSTVWTELRSRLLAR